The Alnus glutinosa chromosome 1, dhAlnGlut1.1, whole genome shotgun sequence region attattattattattattattattattattattattattattattatttttatttttatttttatttttatttttattattatttttttttatggaagtctCTAGACActagaaaactgaaaaattattgggtctgtttggtaaccaatccatcccatttcaatttccatttcacttctcccaaaaaaatcaaataaaaaacattccaacttttttatactttttacatcacatcaataattttttattactattcaaataaaaaaactcactacaaaacaaaactttttcacttttctataaaacattctcaaattctatatcacatcaatcatttattactactattcaaataaaacatctcATTTTCCACAACTTACCAAACAGGTCCATTGTGTATTTATGTACTTTCAACTTTGTGACTTGACTTGTCCCTTGAAAAAGCTTTAAGCTTTTGTGACGTTTGTCCCTAGAGAGTcagaatataaaaattaaatttaagcgTTTGTGGGATAATCCCTTCATAGAGTGAAGTGGCTTCTTTTGTGACGTTTCTCTAGACTAATTagactagaaaaaaaattattttttgttctttatatcGAAAAAGTTGATAGAATGATGCTGTGATAGTGAGAGGTATAAAATCCTTTTTGAAACCAAAATAGATATTGAAAATTGATCCACCTTTTGTTCGAGTGCAAATGGCAGTTAATACCTTGTGTGATTAAGAACTTGATTTGCCACCCATGCTTATTGAACAACAgacttcaaattcaaataacagATACCCAATTGGGTAACCAAACATGATATTGAAGATTGATGCACCTTTTAGCGAGTGAACATACTTTGTACCTAGAAAGTTtaccaagtttttttttaataggttcGTTAATTGTTTTGTGTACTGtgtacaaataaaattttgaaaatggttGATTTAATCGAATTTTTACGATAAAgaacaataattaatttgcaACATAGAAGCGGTGCAAAATCACTCAACGCACGTCACACTTTTTTAGGTTAGTTTTCTAAGCTCAATTCCTAATATAAGTGGTATTGTAATTAGaatattatggttattaaatattgagaatatttgttattatagattataagtctaaacaattaattggagaatttgacatgtgaaagctattatattctattattctttatGTGAGTTCATTAATTGCTAACttacaaaatttttttcttacttttctaaAGACTTCAATATAACCATGTCAATTTATTTGTAGATGATGGGAAAGCCAAATACAATACTTGaattttccaaaagaaaaaatgcacaaagtttAAATGCCAATGTTAATGATACATCATCGCCAACTTCTGATATCAtagtttctgaaaattcttctaaaaaatctcgAAGAGTTGACATCAATGAATTTGATATTAGTTCATTAATTTGAGTTTGATCGTGGATTGCGTCATTAAATATGGGAGTATAATGTTAATCAACGAGATGAAATTCAATGAGCTTACATTCAAGCTGGTCCGTACCAATTTATCCTTGAAGAGTACCCAAAATCTGAAAATCCAAATCATCTTCGTAGCTTTCAACCTTCGTGGTTCAATCTATTTCCTACATGGCTTGAATATTCGAAGAAAAAAGATGCAGCATTTTGTCTACCATGCTTTCTCTTTAATAAGCCATCTGGGCATCCTACGCAACGTGCATTCACTATAAATGGATTCAAGAATTGGAAGAAAGTTAGAGATGGAAAAAATTGTGCTtttctcaatcatataggaAAAGATTCTAATTCATTTCATAGAATTGCTGAGAGGTCATATGAAGACTTGAAGAACCAGTCTCAACACATACAAAATGTGTTTGAAAATATCACTTTTgaacaaattgcaaacaatcGACTGCAGTTAAAAGCTTCAATTGAAGTTGTTCGAATGCTTGCCTTTCAAGGTGTTGCTTTTAGAGGTCGGGATGAAAGTGTGGATTCAACGAATTgtgaaaattttcttcaaatattgaATTTGATAGTTTCATATAATGAACAAATTGCTGAAGTAATAGCTAAAGCTCCAAAAAATGCCTCTTACACATCACCAATgatacaaaaagaaattttacatattttttcaaccaaagtgAAGGAGACAATTTGCAAAGAAATTGGTAATGCAAAGTTTTGCATAATTGTTGATGAAGCTCGTGATGAGTCAATGAAGGAGCAAATGGCTATAATTTTAAGATTTGTCGACAAAAATGGTTTTGTGTGGGAACACTTTTTTGGGCTTGTTCATGTTTCTAATACTGCGGTAGTAACCCAACAAAAtagtatatattttgtattatctCAACATAAGTTGCGATTGAAAATATTTGAGAGCAAGGATATGACGGCGCAAGTAACATGTGAGGTGGGTGGAATGGGTTGCAAGCTTTGGTTTCAAATGATAGTCGATATGCCTACTACATTCATTGTTTCGCACATCGTTTGCAATTGGCATTAGTTGCGGCATCAAAGGAAGTTATTCatgttcatcaattttttttatgaatttgacTTTTATTGTCAATATCGTTTGTGTCTCATGCAATCGATTTGAAGAATTGCAAATTGCTTAAACTGATGAAATTGTTTACCTGATTGAAATTGATGAGATTCAGAGTGGAAGGGGACTCAATCAAATTAGTAATTTACAATGGCTGGAGATACTCGTTGGAGTTCTCACTTGAGATCAGTTTCTAGCTTGATCAAAATTTTTGGTCCAGCTTGTGAAGTTCTTctgaaaataattgatgtggGAACTACTTCTTCCCAACGAGCAAAAGCAGATTCAGTTTATCAAGTAATGACTTCAGTTGAATTTGTCTTCATCTTGCACCTCATGAAAGAAACAATGCAGATCATTGATCATCTATATCAAGAATTGcaatcaaaatctcaaaatattttaaatgccaTGAATCTTGTTTCATCCACTAAAGCATCTATCCAACAATATAGAGGTGATAAATGGgatgatttacttaccaatgtgAAGTCATTTTGTGAGAAACGCAATATAGATGTCCCAGATATGAATACTCGTTATGTTGAGAGACGAGGTTGAGCtcgccatcaacaagctgactTTAAAATTGAGCAACATTATCGAGTGGATATTTTTTGTGCCTCAATagattttcaatttcaagaatTAAATTGCAAGTTTAGTGAGCATGTAGTGGAGTTGCTTATTCTCGGCTCACCTCTTGATCCTCGAGCCGCACGTGAATCTTTCAGAATTAATGATATTTGTCAGTTGGTAAACAAGTTTTATCCTCAAGACtttattgattttgaaaagGAACAGTTGGAAATAGAACTTAACCATTATAAGCATAATGTAGTTCAACATTCGAGTTTTCAAGCACTGTCAAATATTTTTGGATTGTGCCAATGGTTGGTTAGTAccagaaaatcaactatctaccAACTTGTTTTTCGAGTTATTGTACTTGTGCTTACTCTTCCCGTTTCTACCGCAGCTACAGAACGAGCATTTTCAGCCATGAATATTGTCAAAATTAGGATtcgcaacaaaattgaagatgagtttCTAATGAATTCTCTAATAGTGTACATCGAAAGAGAAGTTGCTGCAACAATTAGCATAGATTCAATCATAGATGGTTTTCGGGATTCAAAAACACAACGGGTTCCATTTTAATAGGTGTTTTGGCTGAAATTTAATGTATTATGAAAcacatattttgtatattttcttttgttttgtattttttttttttcaaaactaaattgatGTTAATTTCgtctttatatatttatttcatctttaatctttatatatttcttattcatgctttgaccCCTActcctattttaatatatttgtaatttatgccttAACGGCTTAGCCTCTGCCCAAAATACTTTCTGGCTTTGTCCCTGCTCAAAGAGTTAACCGGCACATGGGTTGATTTAGGGCTTGTAGTAGGGGAAGAAGTACATTTAATTATAGGCCTCAAAATAACGTTGTTTTAcgttatgaaaaataaaatatcactaAATCCATAAAATGAcgacatcatatatatatatataattcagaAAGAAAAAGGCTGAGGCGGGTTGAAATTCTATAAAAAACAAGGGGTAACCTCTGCCCACGTCTCCTAATTTTGTCAGAAATGAGAGCCTATGCAGTCCtaagaaaaaatacaataaaatgaaaaataataataataataataataataataataataataataataataataataataataataaagagcaACAACCACTAAGTATTGCCAGCGGGATAGGGGCCTTTAGTCTCAGCTATTAAGGCCCCCCAAAAGAACATGCTCATGGGCTGTTGGGTTAGCTCCCTTGGGTCTAGAAGAAAATTACATCTACACAGCCGTTGATAGATCTCCAACACCTCTGa contains the following coding sequences:
- the LOC133860034 gene encoding uncharacterized protein LOC133860034 translates to MAGDTRWSSHLRSVSSLIKIFGPACEVLLKIIDVGTTSSQRAKADSVYQVMTSVEFVFILHLMKETMQIIDHLYQELQSKSQNILNAMNLVSSTKASIQQYRGDKWDDLLTNVKSFCEKRNIDVPDMNTRYVERRVELLILGSPLDPRAARESFRINDICQLVNKFYPQDFIDFEKEQLEIELNHYKHNVVQHSSFQALSNIFGLCQWLVSTRKSTIYQLVFRVIVLVLTLPVSTAATERAFSAMNIVKIRIRNKIEDEFLMNSLIVYIEREVAATISIDSIIDGFRDSKTQRVPF